The following are encoded together in the Malaya genurostris strain Urasoe2022 chromosome 3, Malgen_1.1, whole genome shotgun sequence genome:
- the LOC131434764 gene encoding polyserase-2: protein MILRDAFRFLLVAVTIGGIRAGLECGKVNRLAGYVINAEETENVWPWHVALYNSTNDYIAGGSIISERFVLTAAHVTFRNEHIALHPFELHVRMGIKDLRDPQNYTRYANVSKIIRYPNYDTKLMVNDLALLQLTNAIEFSSYISPICLWPVGGPNLDDLAATEQGTVVGWGYTENSTISQVLREAKMSIINFQSCVENTKSFQPLLTEGRNYCAGNRAETTVCRGDSGGGMYFMIDFTWYLRGIVNQGTPTQDTRYPCDPKKEVIFMDVTFYQKWVERYALPQQHNRLGLARCGLGSYVESTQKVNRVLASERNPWIAHLHYLFWDRFYVSDCHGILIHPEFVLTLARCIVKQPNRELLHVVLGEESIGPDPYDENQFDIQVVSITETIVHEKFSTQGFGYDVGIVHLARNADIQKDTIAPICLPATLEPTPYYILNAWYRRDDHPKELKGSLLQPVRFSACSSMYRRVGIVTEPDSKLICFQHCKLKEQIQANGTYNCELIYGKDCRVPMSGGPVFYTKHDGYNTYTYLAGLRSFGPADCNDKLNDFCTDIVSLGPWIERIVEEEALFIAEV, encoded by the exons ATGATTTTACGAGACGCGTTTCGGTTCTTGTTGGTTGCTGTTACGATTGGTGGGATACGAGCTG gtttagaatgcGGTAAAGTGAACCGTCTAGCCGGTTACGTAATTAACGCAGAAGAAACGGAAAACGTTTGGCCCTGGCATGTGGCCTTGTACAATTCCACCAACGATTACATTGCGGGAGGTTCCATCATCAGCGAGCGATTCGTGCTGACAGCAGCTCATGTGACCTTCCGGAATGAACATATCGCTCTGCATCCGTTTGAATTGCACGTCCGCATGGGCATAAAGGATCTGAGGGATCCGCAGAATTACACACGATATGCGAATGTGTCGAAGATTATTCGATATCCCAATTATGATACGAAGCTAATGGTGAACGATTTGGCCCTGCTGCAACTGACGAATGCAATTGAGTTTAGTTCTTACATTTCTCCGATCTGTTTGTGGCCTGTTGGGGGACCAAACTTGGACGATCTGGCAGCAACCGAGCAGGGTACGGTTGTTGGATGGGGCTACACAGAGAACAGCACGATCTCGCAAGTCCTACGGGAAGCTAAAATGTCGATCATCAATTTTCAAAGTTGTGTGGAAAATACGAAATCTTTCCAACCGTTGCTGACCGAGGGTCGGAACTATTGCGCCGGGAACCGGGCAGAAACGACCGTATGCAGGGGTGACAGTGGAGGAGGAATGTATTTCATGATTGATTTTACGTGGTACCTGCGAGGTATCGTAAATCAAGGAACGCCTACGCAGGATACTCGCTATCCATGCGATCCAAAGAAGGAAGTCATTTTCATGGATGTCACGTTCTACCAAAAATGGGTTGAGAGATACGCTCTCCCGCAGCAGCACAATCGGTTGGGTTTGGCCAGGTGCGGTCTCGGAAGTTACGTCGAGTCTACGCAGAAGGTCAACCGGGTTCTTGCTTCGGAGAGAAATCCATGGATTGCCCATTTGCATTATTTGTTCTGGGATCGGTTCTACGTGAGCGACTGTCACGGAATATTGATTCATCCGGAATTTGTTTTGACTCTCGCCAGGTGCATTGTGAAACAGCCGAATCGAGAATT gTTGCACGTagtacttggtgaagaatccatCGGACCGGATCCGTACGATGAAAATCAGTTTGATATCCAGGTTGTGAGCATTACGGAGACAATCGTTCATGAGAAGTTCAGTACGCAAGGATTTGGGTATGACGTTGGGATAGTTCATTTGGCACGGAATGCGGATATTCAGAAAG ATACCATCGCACCAATCTGTTTACCGGCAACTCTCGAGCCCACTCCTTACTACATTCTAAACGCATGGTATCGACGTGATGATCATCCAAAGGAACTGAAAGGATCGCTTCTACAACCAGTTCGATTCAGCGCCTGCAGTTCCATGTATCGCCGAGTGGGGATTGTGACCGAACCGGATTCCAAGTTAATTTGCTTTCAACACTGTAAACTCAAGGAACAAATTCAAGCCAACGGTACTTACAATTGTGAGTTGATATACGGTAAAGATTGTCGCGTTCCAATGTCCGGCGGACCGGTGTTCTACACCAAACACGATGGCTACAATACCTATACTTACCTGGCCGGGTTGCGATCGTTTGGACCAGCGGATTGCAATGACAAACTGAATGATTTCTGCACGGACATCGTATCACTAGGACCGTGGATCGAAAGGATCGTAGAGGAAGAAGCCCTATTCATTGCAGAAGTCTGA
- the LOC131434765 gene encoding BTB/POZ domain-containing protein Tiwaz translates to MERERDRDRDRERPERGSGGGVPTDRDVKHSLEPRDLSATRLFSATQIKISTSPTTSPTISNSSSPTPTPPIPAVSPAVTSVGSGYHHSNHKQITGIPCVAAASKYTAPVHIDVGGTIYTSSLETLTKYPDSRLAKLFNGCIPIVLDSLKQHYFIDRDGGMFRHILNFMRNSKLLVADDFPDLELLLEEAKYFDIVPMIKQIDQIKKERTRSGNGWPPFGSSRLRSKSSTPPDSNHDVVALHISPDLGERILISAERSILDEVFPETNQAILDARTGAAWNQFDGRQVIRFPLNGYCKLNSIQVLTRLLNAGFNVEASTGGGVETQQFSEYLLIRKSSM, encoded by the exons ATGGAACGGGAACGGGACCGAGATCGTGACCGCGAACGGCCGGAACGGGGCAGCGGCGGTGGAGTTCCGACCGACCGGGACGTGAAGCACTCGCTAGAGCCACGGGATCTGTCCGCGACGAGATTGTTTTCCGCAACACAAATCAAAATTAGCACTTCACCCACCACGTCACCGACAATTTCCAACTCGTCCTCGCCGACGCCGACCCCGCCAATACCGGCCGTCTCGCCGGCAGTGACGAGCGTAGGCAGCGGGTACCACCATTCCAATCACAAGCAGATCACGGGAATTCCGTGCGTGGCGGCTGCCTCCAAGTACACTGCCCCGGTGCACATCGACGTCGGAGGAACCATCTACACCAGCTCACTGGAGACATTGACGAA ATATCCAGACTCAAGGCTAGCTAAGCTGTTCAACGGATGCATACCGATCGTTCTGGACTCCCTCAAGCAGCACTACTTCATCGATCGCGACGGTGGCATGTTCCGGCAcattctgaatttcatgcgcAACTCGAAGCTGTTAGTCGCCGATGACTTTCCCGATCTCGAGCTTCTGCTGGAGGAAGCCAAATATTTCGATATTGTTC CTATGATCAAACAGATCGATCAAATCAAAAAGGAACGGACGCGCAGCGGGAACGGATGGCCCCCGTTCGGGAGCAGTCGGCTCAGAAGCAAATCGTCGACTCCACCGGATTCCAATCATGACGTGGTTGCACTGCACATATCTCCCGATCTTGGCGAACGGATTTTGATTTCAGCCGAACGATCCATTCTGGACGAAGTTTTCCCGGAAACGAACCAGGCCATTCTGGACGCTAGAACCGGTGCAGCCTGGAATCAGTTCGACGGTAGGCAGGTGATCCGATTCCCCCTGAACGGCTACTGCAAACTCAACTCCATCCAAGTGCTGACGCGGCTGTTGAACGCTGGCTTCAACGTCGAAGCCAGCACCGGCGGTGGAGTCGAAACGCAACAATTCTCCGAGTATCTACTTATTCGTAAAAGTTCAATGTGA